The sequence TTGACCTCTcttatttgatttggatgAATATTGAGATCCATCAACGTCTTTACGAATGCTATGCGTATTGCCTCAGGAAGTTCCACCACTTCCTCAATATTGAAGTGCGATGGTGAATCTTCTACCTGTGTCAGGACCTTTTGCTCTTCATGAGTTTCAGATCTTCCTTCCGAGACATCTTCGTCATCTACTTGATAGCAAGTTGTCATATGAACAGTCTCCGTTGGTCCTCTTACGAAGAACATTTTGGAAAAGTATTCTTCTAGCGTAATTGGAATTCGTGGTTCTTGGATTAGTGGTCCACTTTCTTGGCCAGAATCTCTCTTCACCATTAttctggttttggttttagagCGTTTGTGCGAACTCCTTTTTCGCCGCTCCCTCTTTGATTGAGTATTTTGTCGTTGAGGAATGCGCTTCGTACGAGGTTTCCGCCGGGTAACGAGCGTCCATCCTTCATTGTCATCGAAAGATGAATCACCAATGAAGCCATCACCACCTTGATTGTTCGGTTTGCCCGCCACTTCTTCTGTGCAAGGATCAGTCACCTAGTGTATGCCCCTTGTTGATTGGAATTCCAATCTTTTTGATAATGCGGGCAGCGGCATCGGATCGAAGGATCCAAACACAATTGTGGCAACGTTCGCATCTGCGATTTCGTCAACATCCAACTCAATCCTTCCTTGCCTAGCCAAGGTCATAATTAGCTCCTTCAACACGAAGCACTTCTCTACGGGATGGCTGACAATTCGGTGATATTTGCAAAACTTAGGGTCGTTGACTCGGTTCATCTCTTCAGGCCGCTTACATTCCGGCAATTCGATCACCTTCTTTTCGAGCAAGTCTTCAAGCATACCTGCGACATCGGAGTCAGAAAAGGGGTACGTTTTTTCCTCTAACTCCTTCAAAGTGCATCGACGTCTATCCACTTCTCGAGATGGCTCCATCCTTCtgacttctttcttcttgtctcGGGTGGAGATTTTGACGGGGACGGTGTTTATTGTCATTGCTTCCTTGGTAGGCTTCTTGACAGGTTTATCTGTCTTTTGTCCAAAgactttctcctttctttgcTCCATGACGGGCTCATGCTTTCCTCCGTGACTAGCTATACTCAACTCCATATCATGGGCACGAGTGGCTAGCTCCTCAAACGTGAGGGGTTTAATTCCTTGTAGAATGTAAAGTAACCCCCAATGCATTCCTTGAATGCACATCTCAACCGCCGATAACTCCAAAAGCCTATCTTTGCAATCCAGGCTTAACGAGCGCCATCGATTGATGTAATCGACGACAGGTTCATCTTTCCATTGCTTGGTATTTGTGAGTTCCATCATACTCACTGTGCGACGAGTGCTATATAATCTGTTCAAGAATTCTCGCTCCATCTGATCCCAACTGTCAAGGGAATCGGACTCCAAGTCTATATACCAATCAAATGCATTTCCTTTCAAGGAACGAACAAATTGTTTCACCAGGTGGTCACCCTCTGTCCCGACATTATTGCATGTTTCGACGAAGTGTGCAACATGTTGTTTTTGGTTGCCCTTTCCATCGAACTGTTGGAATTTGGGAGGTTGATATCCTGTTGGCATCCGCAAGTTGTCTATCCTCCTGGTGTATGGCTTAGAATACATGAGCGTGTCTCGGGAAGGTGCTTCGTATTGAACCCTGATGGTGTTTGTGATCATGTCCTGAAGTTGTTGGACCGACAAATAACCCATCGAGGCGGCGTCACCTTTTCCGTGCGACTTCTCACCTGACTCTGTTTCATGACCCAATCCTTTCTCACTGGATTCAGCCTCATGATGTGGTCCTTTCTTGTGTGCGTCTTGACCAGGCTCCTTATCCTGATGCACTTCCCACTTGTTGTTGATGAGAGAAGCAATCTGCGCATCCTTCTCCTCGACCATCTTAGTCAGTTTCGTGACCGCTTCACTCATATGGGCCAGCTGTTCTTCAATAGACATAGCTCCCGTCACCATGACCTGCATAGCCATAGAATAAGACTCACCTACGGATGCCGAGGTAAGCTTCTTCTGTTGATCGTCAGGCGGGGATCCATGGTATGAGCATGTGCTCGAGTCAGCGTCTGAAACAGGCGAGAGTGAGCGTCCTCTCGAATTTTTTGAACCCGAAAAACTCATTCCTTCACTCCGAGAGTTTCTCTCATCCGCCCGAGAGGTATTCTTCTTTTGCCCCAATGAGGCCAAATTGATAACCGGTTTGCGCCTTCGGTGAACATCTTTCGCCTTGGCTTGAGTCGGTATGGAAGTAACATGTTGAGTTGCGGATATCGCCTTGGCCTTGCTCCGGGTGACGACCCCAACAGAATCTCCGCTTGAGAAGGAGGCGCTCAAGCTTTTGCCTCTCGTCGCGGGAACGGATTGAATCTTCTTGGAAGCCATCGTTTTTGGtgtgttgattgattttggaactGGAAAAAGAGATGAGAGGCAGAGATTGTCCCAccgggcgtgccaaatttgtaaacacgaatttcctgcgacaaatgagacaagaacacgtgtacaaaataatattgtattaatgaaatttagggttacaatctctgtattgaatcctctgattcgatctccaaagtgtttaaataaaatttgtgtttgatacaagggtcgtagagacttgatcttgatcaaacgggtagcacaaagcttgtttggtgtttgggatttttctatggtgaaggaaccggcacgtatttgttgtgcttggtggctcttccaaagtagggtgaagaatgcagagagttttctgtttcttctgagtgctaggttttttctctctccttctttcgtcttgagacctcctatttataggctcttgtaggatgcttgacctaaataactttccctatttaaaaccttgttttatgggattttgatttgatttaaatcaattctcataatctggcaatttaaccagattatcttcaattgattgacctgattaatatttgatttaaatcaaagtcaatcacagaagattctttcccttaattttgtcttcatcttgaaccgaTTAATTcgccaaaatttctttgtctacacgAAGCATTTTGGgcgagaagaagaggaagccattttaaaaGGTTTCGAGGAAAGTTTTagaaaatctgaatttttagAAAATGGAAGGAAGTTAATTGAAACATAGTTACTCCAATCAAGCCTTACAAAGCCAATATCTGTAGGCGAAAATGTAGCAATGATTCCAGAATCTCAATATATTCTCGGATCccaatattttcctttttcttttctggatTTCAAAACTTCATGCGGCCTTCATCGATGTCTATTGGCACTTTAGGGGTTTCAATGACTATTTTtgtcaaagccgatcttgcttttaCAGATTTCACGGagtcaaattttcaaaagcGTCTCGAGAACCTCACAAATTTATGTAGTTAATTTGAGATTCACCGAATCAAACTATTCCTCtaatttgtataaatatgtTACCAACGAAATTTATTGCAGAATacatccagttttctccatatctaGTGATGCAATATCCacttatttttcctttcagtGAGCGTTCGATGTGCTTGGGAAGCGAGACTATCTCTAATCATCTattcaggaagcgagactatccctaATCACGTTTCGGTGACGTCAGGGAACTGTAAGACAGACAAGAATGACCACATCGGTCTAATCTCCTGAAGTTATCCTAGGCTAGGGGGAATGTAAGTTTGTTGTCCGTTATCTCACTAGtttccttccctgattgcttacctactttgcaatcaatatcacaattctTTGTATCTCACTAGCTCAACTCCCACCCTCACATGGCGGGCTAGGGGGCTCCTCCCTCTACATATTCACATAATTCAACTTCTCATTTCGTCGATTGCAACAAATAGGCAACCTTTATCATGCATCATACCCCAACTTAATAGGGATGGAGCCATTGGAAGACATATATGTTCATGGCATTCATGATGCTCAACAACTCATCCATGTCCTTCGAGACATACAAGCATTTATTGCCATTGATCACACCCGGTTACCTGTGAAACTCATTGGCATTGATTCCATTGTTGCGTTGTTCCGATAACACTATCAGACAACACCGGCAGATTTGAAACAGCGGTCTGAAATATTCTTCAAGATATCAGGGACATTGAAGGCTTTAGCAAATAAGTTTGGGTTGGCGGTGGTTGTCACCAACCAAGTGGTGGATTTTATTGGGCCACATGATGGAGTAAATGGGGTAAGGTTGGGAAACTTGGAGTGCCTGCACACATCAGGCAGACGGGTGAGTCCAACTTTGGACTGGCTTGGGCACATTGCATAAATTCAAGGGTGTTCTTGGCAAGACATGAGCAATCTATTGGAGTTAACATTCGTAATGCTCCTTCAGCAACTATATCTAGTCAAACACATAGAACATTTGACCTTGTATTTGCCCCACATTTGCCTTATGCATCAGCTGAATTTGTAATCAGAAAAGAAGGTGTAGTAGGAGTATCACGGTAACTGTGTAATAATGGAATTCTAAGAACTTTAATGTTTTGGATCCATTTGGAGTTACATTCCAGGGCCTTTAATTTTGTACTCACAGTTTACATTGCAATAGCAATGCCAGTACAATAAAAGTACAATATAATGACAATCTGAAGGTATCAAAATTACAATACGATAGCGATACTGTGaatataaatagggaacacaGCATGCTGTATAGCAATGCAACCCaaattatgcaaatttaaCACAATTCACATTCAACAAACACGAAACCCACCacaaataaaattgaagttgaCATTACCTAACAAAGCAACACAAATCATATTGTCTAAGATATATTGCGTAGTGGAATATTGTTTTTACAGGTGGTTTTATTGTGGCCCGTGGAACCGCACCTTGAGCACTTCCTTGTAATGGTGCCCTCTCCTTGCGAGGGAATTCTTAGCTTCTTCCATCTGCCAGGCATGACCTTTGCCATGGGAGGCAGCACAACTCGACTTCAAACATCTTCAGGAATAACCCACATTGCTTGAGGCTGTACCAGGTAGATGCTATCTGAATAAGCATCCAACCAAGTATTCCGAGTGTAATACCGAGAAGCCTTCTAGTATACATTTAGTTTCAAGAAGCGGCAAACTGCAACTACATGCTTGCAAGGTAGCTGCTCAAGCTGAAAGTTTCTACAACTACAATTGTTGTTCGTCAAATCCACAAGGCCGTCCATATCATTGTCCAAACAATTAAACTGTACATTATTTAGTTTAACGACATTCATCCTTGCAGCACCCTCCAACCTATTTCTCAACTTCTTCACTCCAAAATTACGGCACAATGTTGTTGTGCAATTCATAGCCAACTCACGACGTTCGGTGAACCATTTCACAAGGAGATTAATAATTTCCCCTATCAAATGAACCACTGGCAGCATCCTCGCTAACCTAAGGACTGAGTTTATTGACTCCGCAATATTTGTTATCATTACATTGTAGCGGCGTCCATCCATGTGAGCTCTAGACCACTTATGTAACCCTGCCTGTTCAAGATATTGAGCAACATGTTCCTTTCTCTTGATCTTCCGAAAATGACAATCAAGCTCAGCAATGGAATAAGATTTCGTAGCCTACTCAAAGAATATAAGTATTTTATCACACCTTTTCAACTTGTAAGTGCGTTTCATGTTCCCCTTCATATGATAAAAGCATATGTCATGTTATGTTGTTCGAAAAACTTTGTTCCACACATTCTTTATGCTAACATTGCGATTAGAAATGATAACAAGATTGGGACACTCACCAATGTCTTCATGAAGTTTAGTGAAAAACCAATGCCATGATGCATCCGTCTccaaatccccgatcccaaaaGTAAGAGGATATATATTTCGATTGCCATCGAATGCATTTGCTACAAACATAACACCCTTGTACTTGGATTTTAAATGAGTGGCATCCACGGCTATCACTGGGTGCATGGAAGAACGAAACCCTCTAATACATGCACCAActaccataaataaatacacaaagtGATTGTTCTCATCAGTTTAGATGTGCGTCTTTGTGCCGGGATTCATACGCTCCAATTCATAGCAATAGGCTAGAAGGATATAATAAGCCTCCTCGGCTGATCCTCTAATGGACAATAGAGCTAACTCCCTTGCTTTTCAAGCTTTCGAATAATGGATGGTGAAACCAAAGTTGTGTTTCACATCTCTCATTATGTCACCTGGTGTGTATATTGTCCGAGAATCCTtcaatttccttttaaatGAAGTGGCTACAAGTGATGCGGTTGCTTGACGATGGTCGTCATGTACGAACCTCAAATCACATTCATGGACAGCTATACACCTCACAATCATGAAGTTGTATTCTCCAATTCTCGATGCTTGGACCCGCCATGGGCATGGACGTTGACaacaaaccacaagcaacATCTTAGTGCAAGAGAATTGCaccttaaattcaaaatggCCTCTCAATGCCTTCAACCGTAACTCGGTTAACGATGCTCTCTTACTAGTGAAAATTTGCCCAACTGTAATTTCGGATTCCAATCACTTCGCGAATACCCTATGTCCAAATATGCTTCTCCATCATTTACACTGGCCACATTATACTGGTTCTTTCACCTATTTGACTCAAATAATGTTCACGAGTGGGTTCAGATTCTCCTCATAAACGCATCATTGGCAACTGGGCAGATGTGTTCAAGTGGCCCGAAATAGGAGGGGCAGAATACACAgacacttcatttctttcagtaCCATTATCATCACAATGCATCTCCTCCACCTTGCTTAAATCAATCATGTCCATAAAATCTGTCCCAACATCACCTCCCACATCAGCGACATTTGTATTATTCCGAATTActtcattgctttcaacaATGGCAACTGAAGAACGACCCATCGGACTACTATCTGTCGTGATATGCATACTATCAACTACATCATTTGTCAGTCCATTTCTGACCATgaaaaaacaacatttcattaacACAATACAGCCACAATAACCAGACAATACAATAGCAATATAATGGCAACACAACAGCAATACCACAACAAAATAACAGGAACACAACATCAATACAACATTAACATAACAATGAACAAGGATTCATCACAATCACACTATACAAATCCACTATATCAAATGAAAAATCCaaagtttcaagattcacatatCCAGAGCAATCTAAATGCAATTGGTAAAAACCCATATGGATGAGCATGAAGATTCAAAAAACCTAACCCAAAGCAATTAAAGCCAAAACTAATTTAACAGAAACCcaagcaatcaaaataaaaccaatttcacataatccaacatatattaagaaaataaccatcaaGACTACCTATTCGAGGTCGGCGATCCTGTAGagcttcaaggttgcaagcagCTATTCAAAAGACATACCTAAAATATGGGGTCGAGGGAGGGGTTCGTGATTCAAAACAAAGCACGAGACAGAGCTGTGTGAGAGAGCGaatagggagagagagagagagagagctgcactagagagagagcaaagagagagacgGAGAGAGAAAAGGGGGCTGAGCGAGAtgagagagaacaaaattgCTGAAAATGTGATATGTGTGCAATAAGTGGACAACAAacttatatttataggtgatagttgccacaaaaaagaaaaaagaaaaaggagaggtggtattttcaattaaaattgtaaaaagaGTGGCATTTTGAGCTATTTCCCTCATATATTCAAATGTGTCCCACCTTAATGCTTCACAATATTGGATGCTcagaaatttttaaatttagacGACTTGTCTGGTGGGATCAGcgactttttttcttttttctttttcttcttctctaattGGTGTGTTAGATAAATTGAAGAAGAACTAAACGCAAAATTGTGgtttattgttttgatttaCCATGCATAGGAATAGGAATGTGAAATTGATAATTTGCTTTCGTGAACTTCTTTGCTCCAAATCTACCTAGCCTCACAATCAGGTCAAGTCCTTTCCATTGTTACACTGCAAAGAACTTAACAGattgaaacaaaatt comes from Prunus dulcis chromosome 6, ALMONDv2, whole genome shotgun sequence and encodes:
- the LOC117630347 gene encoding uncharacterized protein LOC117630347 translates to MHPVIAVDATHLKSKYKGVMFVANAFDGNRNIYPLTFGIGDLETDASWHWFFTKLHEDIGECPNLVIISNRNATKSYSIAELDCHFRKIKRKEHVAQYLEQAGLHKWSRAHMDGRRYNVMITNIAESINSVLRLARMLPVVHLIGEIINLLVKWFTERRELAMNCTTTLCRNFGVKKLRNRLEGAARMNVVKLNNVQFNCLDNDMDGLVDLTNNNCSCRNFQLEQLPCKHVVAVCRFLKLNVY